The following coding sequences are from one Oceanimonas doudoroffii window:
- the glpE gene encoding thiosulfate sulfurtransferase GlpE, with product MDQFAHISVDEAHVMLSEGRARLVDIRDPQSFALAHAEGAFHLTNDSLVSFTNEVDYEVPVIVMCYHGISSQGAAQYLINQGFEEVYSLDGGFEAWRRSQAVVGQS from the coding sequence ATGGATCAGTTTGCCCATATTTCGGTGGATGAAGCCCACGTCATGCTGAGCGAGGGCCGGGCCCGGCTGGTGGATATTCGCGACCCCCAGTCCTTTGCCCTGGCCCACGCCGAGGGTGCCTTTCACCTCACCAACGACAGCCTGGTGAGCTTTACCAACGAGGTGGATTACGAGGTGCCGGTGATTGTGATGTGCTATCACGGCATCAGCAGTCAGGGCGCCGCCCAGTACCTGATCAATCAGGGCTTTGAGGAAGTCTACAGCCTGGACGGCGGCTTTGAGGCCTGGCGGCGCAGTCAGGCGGTGGTCGGCCAGTCGTGA
- a CDS encoding ABC transporter ATP-binding protein: MLHVDNICAHYGKIRALEDVTVHIEQGEIVTLIGANGAGKTTLMMSICGDPRPSRGRVLYEGQDLSGLDTAAIMRRDIAIVPEGRRIFARLTVEENLHMGAFFVDKREHGGLMAEVFAMFPRLKERRHQRAGTMSGGEQQMLAIGRALMSKPRLLLLDEPSLGLAPIIINQIFDTIAQLREEKGMTIFLVEQNANQALKLADRGYVLENGRVVLADTGAALLVNERVRNAYLGG; the protein is encoded by the coding sequence ATGCTGCATGTCGACAATATTTGCGCCCATTACGGCAAGATTCGCGCCCTGGAAGACGTTACCGTGCACATTGAGCAGGGGGAAATCGTCACCCTGATCGGCGCCAACGGCGCCGGCAAGACCACATTAATGATGAGCATCTGCGGCGATCCCCGACCGTCTCGGGGCCGGGTGCTGTATGAAGGCCAGGATCTGTCCGGGCTGGATACCGCCGCCATCATGCGCCGGGACATCGCCATCGTGCCGGAAGGGCGGCGCATTTTCGCCCGGCTCACGGTGGAGGAAAATCTGCACATGGGTGCCTTTTTCGTGGACAAACGCGAGCACGGCGGGCTGATGGCCGAGGTGTTTGCCATGTTCCCCCGGCTCAAGGAGCGCCGCCACCAGCGTGCCGGCACCATGTCCGGCGGCGAGCAGCAGATGCTGGCCATTGGCCGGGCGCTGATGAGCAAGCCCCGGCTGCTGCTGCTGGACGAGCCCTCGCTGGGGCTGGCGCCCATTATCATCAATCAGATCTTTGACACCATTGCTCAGTTGCGGGAAGAAAAGGGCATGACCATCTTTCTGGTGGAGCAGAACGCCAATCAGGCGCTCAAGCTGGCCGACCGGGGCTATGTGCTGGAAAACGGCCGGGTGGTGCTGGCCGACACCGGCGCCGCCCTGCTGGTGAACGAACGGGTACGCAACGCCTATCTGGGCGGCTGA
- the glpG gene encoding rhomboid family intramembrane serine protease GlpG — protein MKALLVLDDPRRAQAFVDYLSELGLHCELTQDDDGNVHIWLVDESRYEQAHREVKRFLAEPFHPRYQEASWKRGDSHARFADGPRQAGWISDLLRQTGPVNLLVLLACLLVYGLSWLGLPMFGVLSFPPRAEWLLGVEFWRAFTPALMHFSLMHLVFNLFWWWYLGGMVERRLGSGKLLVLLLVAAVLPNLLQFWASGPRFGGLSGVVYALLAYVWFSGRLNPARGIGLPDGMAVFMVVWLVLGFADLLGTPVANMAHLGGALIGLLQAWLDNRRTTGKERS, from the coding sequence GTGAAGGCGCTGCTGGTGCTCGACGATCCGCGCCGGGCCCAGGCCTTTGTGGACTACCTGAGTGAGCTCGGCCTGCACTGTGAGCTCACCCAGGACGACGACGGTAATGTGCATATCTGGCTGGTGGACGAGTCTCGTTATGAGCAGGCCCACCGGGAAGTAAAACGCTTTCTCGCCGAACCCTTTCACCCCCGCTATCAGGAGGCGTCCTGGAAGCGGGGAGACAGTCATGCCCGCTTTGCCGATGGTCCCCGGCAAGCCGGCTGGATCAGCGATCTGCTGCGCCAGACCGGTCCGGTCAACCTGCTGGTGCTGCTGGCCTGCCTGCTGGTTTATGGCCTGAGCTGGCTGGGGCTGCCCATGTTCGGCGTGCTGTCTTTCCCGCCCCGGGCAGAATGGCTGCTGGGGGTGGAATTCTGGCGCGCCTTTACTCCGGCGCTGATGCATTTCTCCCTGATGCACCTGGTGTTCAACCTGTTCTGGTGGTGGTATCTGGGCGGCATGGTGGAGCGACGGCTGGGCAGCGGCAAGCTGCTGGTGCTGCTGCTGGTGGCGGCGGTGCTGCCCAACCTGCTGCAGTTCTGGGCCAGCGGGCCGCGTTTCGGGGGGCTGTCGGGGGTGGTGTATGCGCTGCTGGCCTACGTCTGGTTCAGCGGCCGACTCAACCCGGCCCGGGGCATCGGCCTGCCCGACGGCATGGCGGTCTTCATGGTGGTGTGGCTGGTGCTGGGCTTTGCCGATCTGCTGGGCACGCCGGTGGCCAATATGGCCCACCTGGGCGGCGCCCTGATCGGCCTGCTTCAGGCCTGGCTCGACAACCGCCGCACTACTGGTAAAGAAAGGTCGTAA
- the ubiA gene encoding 4-hydroxybenzoate octaprenyltransferase, producing MTTLTSPSRPRWRAYMALARLDKPIGTLLLLWPTLWALWIAADGLPSPWLLLVFVAGVFSMRSAGCVINDYADRHIDGHVKRTQARPLPAGELTERQALGFFALLVGISFVLVLTTNAFTIGLAFAGLFWAALYPFMKRFTNLPQLFLGIAFSWAIPMAFAAQSNSLPAGLWLLFAANLTWTVAYDTMYAMVDRDDDLRIGVKSTAILFGRRDKLIVGLLQLATLLLLVAAGRAFELAAPFYWGLLAAAGLFVYQQRLIRDRERMPCFRAFLNNNYAGMAVFAGLVLALW from the coding sequence ATGACCACCCTGACTTCTCCTTCCCGACCGCGCTGGCGCGCCTACATGGCCCTGGCCCGGCTCGACAAGCCCATTGGCACCCTGCTGCTGCTGTGGCCCACCCTGTGGGCACTGTGGATTGCCGCCGACGGGTTACCGTCACCCTGGCTGCTGCTGGTGTTCGTGGCCGGGGTGTTTTCCATGCGCTCCGCCGGCTGTGTGATCAACGACTACGCCGACCGCCATATCGACGGTCATGTCAAGCGCACCCAGGCCCGGCCGCTGCCCGCCGGTGAACTCACCGAGCGCCAGGCGCTGGGCTTTTTTGCCCTGCTGGTGGGCATTTCCTTTGTGCTGGTGCTGACCACCAATGCCTTTACCATTGGCCTGGCCTTTGCGGGTCTGTTCTGGGCGGCGCTCTATCCCTTTATGAAGCGCTTTACCAACCTGCCTCAGCTGTTTCTCGGCATCGCGTTTTCCTGGGCCATTCCCATGGCCTTTGCCGCCCAGAGCAACAGCCTGCCCGCCGGCCTCTGGTTGCTGTTTGCCGCTAACCTGACCTGGACCGTGGCCTACGACACCATGTATGCCATGGTGGATCGGGACGACGACCTCAGAATCGGCGTCAAGTCCACCGCCATTCTGTTTGGCCGGCGTGACAAGCTGATTGTGGGCCTGCTGCAACTGGCTACCCTGTTGCTGCTGGTGGCGGCGGGCCGAGCGTTTGAACTGGCCGCCCCCTTTTACTGGGGCCTGCTGGCGGCCGCCGGCCTGTTTGTGTATCAGCAGCGTTTGATTCGCGATCGGGAGCGCATGCCCTGCTTTCGCGCCTTTCTCAACAACAACTACGCCGGCATGGCGGTGTTCGCCGGCCTGGTGCTGGCGCTGTGGTAA
- a CDS encoding chorismate--pyruvate lyase family protein → MSLLFDEQNTAPSADHLWRWGSETPAAPVLNAWLHDTGSLTRLLRRHCRQFEVQLLSDASLRSLTPTQAELLGCDQAFCREVLLCCDGRPWVYASSLYSSATQRALPALAGLGSRALGELMFEAPDLERTPFEFARLNATEYRRLAERTGLNAGFAPAPWARRSTLSTGAARVLVTELFLPASALYQDTMQDTTS, encoded by the coding sequence ATGTCTTTGTTGTTTGATGAACAAAACACGGCCCCCAGCGCCGATCACCTCTGGCGCTGGGGAAGCGAAACGCCGGCTGCGCCGGTGCTGAATGCCTGGCTGCATGACACCGGCTCACTGACCCGGCTATTGCGCCGGCACTGCCGGCAGTTTGAGGTGCAGCTGTTGAGCGATGCCAGCCTGCGGTCGCTCACACCGACCCAGGCGGAACTGCTCGGCTGTGACCAGGCCTTTTGTCGAGAGGTATTGCTGTGCTGTGACGGCCGGCCCTGGGTCTATGCCAGCTCGCTCTATTCTTCCGCCACGCAACGGGCGCTGCCGGCGCTGGCCGGGCTGGGCTCCCGGGCGCTGGGTGAGCTGATGTTCGAGGCGCCGGATCTGGAGCGCACGCCCTTTGAGTTCGCGCGCCTGAATGCTACTGAATATCGGCGACTGGCCGAGCGTACCGGGCTGAACGCCGGCTTTGCCCCTGCGCCCTGGGCGCGCCGCTCCACCCTCAGCACCGGCGCCGCCCGAGTGCTGGTGACCGAACTCTTTTTGCCGGCTTCGGCTCTCTATCAGGACACAATGCAGGACACGACCTCATGA
- a CDS encoding high-affinity branched-chain amino acid ABC transporter permease LivM, with protein sequence MSKLKPALIAAALFLLLAGWLLGLRLETEGTRLVVANRLDASWQWLALGAGLVFLAQLFAEQWRKPFRFLAERKGGFALPAPEEQPWLYRIVSVLVLAALLVWPFMGSRGAVDLATLTLIYVMLGLGLNVVVGLAGLLDLGYVAFYAVGAYSYALLNAYFGLDFWTCLLLGGALAALFGFLLGFPVLRLRGDYLAIVTLGFGEIIRILLNNMTEITGGPNGIAGIPKPTLFGLEFDRRGDNTFHEFFGIAYNSGYKVIFLYLLALVLVVLTIFIINRLLRMPLGRAWEALREDEIACRSLGLNPTLIKLSAFTIGAAFAGFAGCFFAARQGFISPESFVFIESAIILAIVVLGGMGSQIGVVLAAIIMTILPELTREFNEYRMLLFGLLMVLMMIWRPQGLLPMHRPHMELKS encoded by the coding sequence ATGAGCAAACTGAAACCTGCACTCATTGCCGCCGCCCTGTTTCTGCTGCTGGCGGGCTGGCTGCTTGGTCTGCGGCTGGAAACCGAAGGCACTCGGCTGGTGGTGGCCAATCGGCTGGACGCCAGTTGGCAGTGGCTGGCACTGGGCGCCGGCCTGGTGTTTCTGGCCCAGCTGTTTGCCGAGCAGTGGCGCAAACCCTTTCGTTTTCTGGCGGAACGCAAGGGCGGCTTTGCCCTGCCGGCGCCGGAAGAGCAGCCCTGGCTGTATCGCATTGTGTCCGTGCTGGTGCTGGCGGCCCTGCTGGTGTGGCCCTTTATGGGCTCTCGCGGCGCGGTGGATCTGGCCACGTTAACCCTGATTTACGTCATGTTGGGGCTGGGCCTCAACGTGGTGGTGGGCCTGGCCGGCCTGCTCGATTTGGGCTACGTGGCCTTTTACGCGGTGGGGGCCTACAGCTATGCCCTGCTCAATGCCTATTTTGGCCTGGATTTCTGGACCTGCCTGCTGCTGGGCGGCGCCCTGGCGGCACTGTTCGGGTTTTTGCTGGGCTTTCCGGTGCTGCGGCTGCGGGGGGACTACCTGGCCATCGTGACCCTGGGATTTGGCGAGATTATTCGTATATTACTCAACAACATGACCGAGATCACCGGCGGCCCTAACGGTATTGCCGGCATTCCCAAACCCACGCTATTCGGACTGGAGTTCGACCGTCGCGGCGACAACACCTTTCACGAGTTTTTTGGCATCGCCTACAACTCGGGCTACAAGGTGATCTTCCTTTACCTGCTGGCGCTGGTGCTGGTGGTGCTGACCATCTTTATCATCAACCGGCTGCTGCGCATGCCCCTGGGACGGGCCTGGGAGGCGTTGCGGGAAGACGAAATCGCCTGCCGCTCACTGGGCCTCAACCCCACCCTTATCAAGCTCAGTGCCTTTACCATTGGCGCGGCCTTTGCCGGCTTTGCCGGCTGCTTCTTTGCTGCCCGGCAGGGCTTTATCAGCCCCGAGTCCTTTGTGTTTATCGAGTCGGCCATCATTCTGGCCATCGTGGTGCTGGGGGGCATGGGCTCGCAGATTGGTGTGGTGTTGGCGGCCATCATCATGACCATACTGCCGGAGCTGACCCGGGAATTTAACGAATACCGCATGTTGCTGTTTGGCCTGTTGATGGTGCTGATGATGATCTGGCGGCCGCAAGGGCTGCTGCCCATGCACCGCCCTCACATGGAGCTGAAATCATGA
- a CDS encoding flagellar basal body-associated FliL family protein yields MFRFVALCLLLVSAGPLSAQDEPAAPAGPIYYTMTPDIITNYQNSGQNLGYVRVAVDLMLERPDQLTVVEENMPLLRDALNDLLAQKSRQEIRSLPARTELADQGRERLNELLLEETGQTPVRRLLFTTFLYQ; encoded by the coding sequence ATGTTTCGGTTTGTTGCCCTCTGCCTGCTGCTGGTCAGCGCAGGCCCGCTCAGCGCCCAGGATGAACCGGCGGCGCCTGCCGGGCCCATATACTACACCATGACACCGGACATTATTACCAACTACCAGAACTCAGGACAAAACCTGGGCTATGTGCGAGTGGCGGTGGATCTGATGCTGGAACGACCGGATCAGCTGACGGTGGTGGAAGAGAATATGCCGCTGCTGCGGGACGCGCTGAATGATCTGCTGGCCCAGAAAAGCCGGCAGGAAATCCGCTCCCTGCCGGCCCGCACCGAACTGGCCGATCAGGGCCGGGAGCGGCTCAACGAACTGCTGCTCGAGGAAACCGGCCAGACCCCGGTGCGCCGTCTGCTGTTTACGACCTTTCTTTACCAGTAG
- the livG gene encoding high-affinity branched-chain amino acid ABC transporter ATP-binding protein LivG: protein MSELLNVSGLTMRFGGLVAVDGVALTMAERQIVSIIGPNGAGKTTVFNCLSGFYRPSGGTVRFRGQAIAGLPGHKISRLGMVRTFQHVRLFREMTVLENLLVAQHAHLNTNFLAGLLKTPGFRRAEREGLERAHYWLEKVNLTEFANRAAGNLAYGQQRRLEIARCMAARPALLMLDEPAAGLNPNETQELNRLIQDLRDNEGVSVLLIEHDMKLVMDISDHIYVVNQGRPLADGDPDAVRSHPDVINAYLGEA, encoded by the coding sequence ATGAGTGAATTGCTGAACGTATCCGGCCTCACCATGCGTTTTGGCGGCCTGGTGGCGGTAGACGGGGTGGCGCTCACCATGGCGGAGCGGCAAATTGTGTCTATCATCGGCCCCAACGGCGCCGGCAAGACCACGGTATTCAACTGCCTGTCGGGATTTTACCGGCCGAGCGGCGGTACGGTGCGCTTTCGCGGCCAGGCCATTGCCGGCCTGCCGGGCCACAAAATCTCCCGTCTGGGCATGGTGCGTACCTTTCAGCATGTGCGCCTGTTCAGGGAAATGACGGTGCTGGAAAACCTGCTGGTGGCCCAGCATGCCCATCTCAACACCAATTTTCTCGCCGGCCTGCTGAAGACCCCGGGTTTTCGCCGGGCCGAGCGGGAAGGGCTGGAGCGGGCCCATTACTGGCTGGAGAAGGTCAACCTGACCGAGTTTGCCAACCGCGCCGCCGGCAATCTGGCCTATGGCCAGCAGCGCAGGCTGGAGATCGCCCGCTGCATGGCGGCACGACCGGCCCTGTTGATGCTCGACGAGCCGGCGGCGGGGCTCAACCCCAACGAGACTCAGGAGCTGAACCGGCTGATTCAGGATCTGCGTGATAACGAAGGCGTCAGCGTGCTGCTGATTGAACACGACATGAAGCTGGTAATGGACATTTCCGACCATATTTACGTGGTCAATCAGGGCCGCCCCCTGGCCGACGGCGACCCCGACGCGGTGCGCAGCCACCCGGACGTGATCAACGCCTACCTGGGAGAAGCCTGA
- the lexA gene encoding transcriptional repressor LexA: MKALTPRQSQVLDIIKEHIQQTGMPPTRVEIAKVLGFKSANAAEEHLKALAKKGVIEIMPGTSRGIRLAGEEAEEEQGLPLVGRVAAGEPILAQQHIESHYRLDPGLFHPSADFLLRVQGMSMKNIGIMDGDLLAVHKTQEVRNGQVVVARLDDEVTVKRFQRTGSKVSLIPENEELSPIEVDLRSQELTIEGLAVGVIRNGDF, encoded by the coding sequence ATGAAGGCCCTTACTCCCCGCCAGTCGCAGGTGCTGGACATTATCAAGGAACACATTCAGCAAACCGGCATGCCGCCCACCCGGGTGGAAATTGCCAAGGTGCTGGGGTTCAAGTCCGCCAATGCGGCGGAAGAGCACCTCAAGGCGCTGGCCAAGAAGGGCGTGATTGAAATCATGCCCGGCACTTCCCGGGGCATTCGCCTGGCCGGGGAAGAGGCGGAAGAAGAACAGGGCCTGCCGCTGGTGGGCCGGGTGGCCGCCGGTGAACCCATATTGGCGCAACAGCACATCGAGAGCCATTACCGGCTTGATCCCGGCTTGTTCCACCCCTCTGCCGACTTTCTGTTGCGGGTGCAGGGCATGAGCATGAAGAACATCGGCATCATGGACGGCGACCTGTTGGCGGTGCACAAAACCCAGGAGGTTCGCAACGGCCAGGTGGTGGTGGCCCGGCTCGACGACGAAGTGACCGTCAAGCGCTTTCAGCGCACGGGCAGCAAGGTCAGCCTGATCCCGGAAAACGAAGAGCTCTCGCCCATTGAAGTGGATCTGCGCAGCCAGGAGCTCACCATTGAAGGCCTGGCCGTGGGCGTGATCCGCAACGGTGATTTCTAA
- the livH gene encoding high-affinity branched-chain amino acid ABC transporter permease LivH — protein sequence MSEPLLYFIQQLLNGLTIGSTYALIAIGYTMVYGIIGMINFAHGEVYMIGAYAAFMVMTALTMAGIDSTALLLCGAFAVSIVLTSVYGYSIERVAYRPLRHSKRLIALISAIGMSIFLQNMMRLAQGSRDIAIPPLLPGGWSFGGEGFQATLSYMQLIIFVVTFIAMTLLSLFISRSRMGRACRACAEDLKMANLLGINSNSIIALTFVIGAALAAVAGVLLGSYYGVINPYIGFIAGLKAFTAAVLGGIGSIPGAVLGGLLLGVTEAMTGAYFSTEYKDVVSFGLLIFVLLFMPTGILGKPEVEKV from the coding sequence ATGTCCGAGCCCCTTCTTTACTTTATTCAGCAGCTGCTTAACGGCCTGACCATCGGCAGCACCTATGCCCTGATCGCCATCGGCTACACCATGGTGTACGGTATTATCGGCATGATTAACTTTGCCCACGGCGAGGTGTACATGATCGGCGCCTACGCCGCCTTTATGGTGATGACGGCGCTGACCATGGCCGGCATCGACAGCACCGCCCTGCTGCTGTGCGGCGCCTTCGCGGTGAGCATAGTGCTGACCAGCGTCTACGGCTATTCCATCGAGCGGGTCGCCTACCGGCCGCTGCGCCACAGCAAACGGCTGATTGCGCTGATTTCCGCCATCGGCATGTCCATTTTTCTGCAGAACATGATGCGCCTGGCGCAAGGCTCCCGGGATATCGCCATTCCGCCCCTGCTGCCCGGCGGCTGGAGCTTTGGCGGCGAGGGCTTTCAGGCCACCCTGTCCTATATGCAGCTGATCATCTTCGTGGTCACCTTTATTGCCATGACCCTGCTGTCGCTGTTTATTTCCCGCTCGCGCATGGGCCGGGCCTGCCGGGCCTGTGCCGAAGATCTGAAAATGGCCAACCTGCTCGGTATCAACAGCAACAGCATCATCGCCCTCACCTTTGTCATCGGTGCCGCCCTGGCGGCGGTGGCCGGGGTGTTGCTGGGCTCCTACTACGGCGTCATCAACCCCTACATCGGCTTTATCGCCGGGCTCAAGGCCTTTACCGCGGCCGTGCTCGGCGGCATTGGCAGCATTCCCGGGGCCGTACTCGGTGGCCTGCTGCTGGGGGTGACCGAGGCCATGACCGGCGCCTATTTCAGCACCGAATACAAGGATGTGGTGTCCTTTGGCCTGCTGATCTTCGTGCTGCTGTTCATGCCCACCGGCATTCTGGGCAAACCGGAGGTGGAAAAGGTATGA